The Panthera leo isolate Ple1 chromosome C2, P.leo_Ple1_pat1.1, whole genome shotgun sequence genome window below encodes:
- the ADIPOQ gene encoding adiponectin has protein sequence MLLLRAVLLLLVLPIRGQESETEGPGVVVPLPKGACTGWMAGIPGHPGHNGTPGRDGRDGTSGEKGEKGDPGLVGPKGDTGETGVTGIEGPRGFPGIPGRKGEPGESAYVYRSAFSVGLESRVTVPNVPIRFTKIFYNQQNHYDVTTGKFHCNIPGLYYFSYHITVYLKDVKVSLYKRDKAMLFTYDQYQEKNVDQASGSVLLHLEMGDEVWLQVYGDGDSNGLYADNVNDSTFTGFLLYYDTV, from the exons ATGCTGTTGCTACGAGCTGTTCTATTGCTACTGGTCCTGCCCATTCGCGGCCAGGAGTCCGAGACAGAAGGGCCTGGTGTCGTGGTTCCCCTGCCAAAAGGGGCCTGCACAGGTTGGATGGCAGGCATCCCGGGGCATCCCGGCCACAATGGGACCCCAGGCCGGGATGGTAGAGATGGCACCTCGGGTGAAAAGGGTGAGAAAGGAGATCCAG GTCTTGTTGGTCCTAAGGGTGACACTGGTGAAACTGGAGTAACTGGGATTGAAGGTCCCCGAGGTTTTCCaggaatcccaggcaggaaaGGAGAACCTGGAGAAAGTGCCTACGTATACCGCTCAGCGTTCAGTGTGGGATTGGAGAGCCGGGTCACAGTCCCCAATGTTCCCATTCGCTTTACCAAAATCTTCTACAATCAGCAAAACCACTATGATGTTACCACTGGAAAATTCCACTGCAACATTCCCGGGCTATACTACTTCTCCTACCACATCACAGTCTACTTGAAGGACGTCAAGGTCAGTCTCTACAAGAGAGACAAGGCGATGCTCTTCACCTACGACCAGTACCAGGAGAAGAATGTGGACCaggcctctggctctgtgctcctcCATCTGGAGATGGGCGATGAAGTCTGGCTCCAGGTGTATGGGGATGGGGACTCTAATGGGCTCTATGCAGATAACGTCAATGACTCCACCTTTACAGGCTTCCTTCTCTACTATGACACCGTTTGA